The sequence GCTGCTGTAGGTATTGGCTCGATTGCTTGGTACAATTCTAAGCGTCCTGCTGGTTGGGAAAGTAAAAAGCGTCCTGATTTTGTACCTGAAGTTGAAAAAGAAGATAATCCCGGTTTAGGTGGAAAGTAATTTGAGTAATTTATTTATTTAATTCAAAAACAAAAAAATAAGCCGGAGAGCTACCCCTCCGACTTAGCTTTATATTTGGTTTTGAGAAATTAAAGATAGACTTACGCAGCTGTTTTCTGTTTAATTTTCTTGCTTGCACGTTTACGACGAGTTGCTGTTAATCCGACTCCTACAGCGCCAAGGGCGAATATTGTCGCAGGTTCTGGAACTGCTTTAGTTGTAATATTTATTTGTCCACCTTGCCTTAAAGCAAAAGGAACATAAAATTGTGTGAAACTAGGATCAACTGATGTTATGACGTTAGATGCTAATGTCGCAACATTATCCAAATCTTCTGAGCTAAATGCAAAGTCGAAGTCATCCGGCTGAAAATTAGGATTTCCTAAATCAAATCCAAAAGTGTAACTGAGATTTCCTTCCCCAAAATCACCATCTCCTGTATAATTAGGACTTTCTCCTGCTAACACGCTTGGTAAAATAGTTTGATACTTTCTTGGTACAAAAGTCTGATTAATTGCAAGGAATGGATTTTGATTTGCTCTCATATCACTCAAGGTAATCCTTTCATTGAGCACATTGGCATTAAAGCTTGTCACCTTGTAGCTGAATTCACCATTATTCTCTTCAGTTTTGCTGAAATCAAAATGTCCAGTTATTAAATCAGCATTATTTAAACTATTTGAAGTAACGCTAAATTCGGAACGGTAAGTCATAGTTGCAGCTTGAGCCGAACTTGCCATCATGGTTCCTGTTACAGCAACGCTCGCTACTGTACTTGCTCCAAATAAAGCTGCTTTTTTAAAGATATTTGAAAACATATTAATTATTCCTGGAAAATTTTATCTAAGTAGCTGTTAAACTCTTTGCAGCCTAACATCAGTACTTTCAAAGTTTCCAGAGGTATCGTCAACTCTTCATACAAGTAACATTTACAGCTTTAAGAATAGTAATTACACTTATCAACTTTTAGCAACTTTTGCGAACAAAGCTAAAAATTGCGGGGCGTTGCGAGCCGTTTTTGTAACTTAGGATAATTAATAGATAACAGAACTTACGCATGAACAACGTATTGATGTTATTAGCAATTTTCACGCTTAATGGAATACCGTTTTTAACTCACCCCTACTCTTCTCCCAATAAAGAATTGAAACCTTTAACCTTTTTAGAGACGTAGCAGTGCTACGTCTCTACAATTCTTTCTCAATTTTGCACTTCAACCCAACGACGGTACATTTTTTGCACCTGTTTGAGGATGATATTTAATTTTCCTTGTTTTGATTCGCTTTGAGCGGACAAGTCTTGTATTTTGGCTAATAATTTAGCTTCTTCAATGGCTACTTCACCATCACTGTAAATTAAACCACCAATCTCTTGAATTAAATTTTGACAATCTTCAACGCTAGGAGAAGTGCCTAAATATTCTTCAACCCATTGATAACACTCCTCTGGTTTGATAGGAACTAATCCGTACAACCAAGGTTTGATGTCTGGATCTGTTGCGATATCTTTTGATTTAGCTATTTGCTGAAGATACTCTCTTTCTTCTGGCTGAACTTTGCCATCAATCCAAGCTGCTGCAATTAAGATTTTTAACAACTGTTTAATCTCGGGGTTGCTTACCATCGTTGACACCTCCTTTAATAATTTTCCCTTAACGAAATCTGACAATTTTAATTATGCTTTTTTCTCAAGCGCACCATAAAGAAACCATCCATGTTGTGTTTATGAGGCAATACTTTAATCCAACCTTCGGAAGTTGCATATTCATGGATGGCTGAATATGTATCGGGAGATTGGATTTCCCAATTAGAATTTGATTCTAAAAAGGATTTGATCGCACCTTCGTTTTCATCTGGATGAAGCGTACAAGTAGAGTACACTAAAGAGCCACTATCCTTAACAAAAGTTGAACTATGTAACAATAGTTCTGCTTGAAGTACACAAAGTTCTTTTATATTATCCGGGGTTTGTCGCCAACGTGCATCAGCATGACGGTGGAGAGTTCCCAAACCGGAGCAAGGAACATCAAGTAAGACTTTGTCTGCTGATTTTTCAAATTGAGTCAAACTGCGACTGTCACCCAGGCAAACTTCAACTGATTTTAAGTTGAGACGTTGAGTATTTTGTTGTAGTTTACGCAGACGCGACTCAGTGCGATCGCAAGCGTAAATTTGACCCGTATCTCCCATTAGTTCGGCAATGTGAGTTGTTTTTCCTCCTGGAGCAGCACAAGCATCAATAATTACTTCGTGAGGTTGGGGATTAAGTAAATAACTCACCAGTTGAGCGCTGCTATCTTGTACCGTCCACCATCCTTCATTAAAACCGGGTAAATTTTTAATGGCACCAGGAGAATTTAATAAACGTAAAGCTTGGGGTAAATTAGGAATTCGTTGAGATGAAATACCTTGATTTTTCAAAGCAGTTTCAACTTCTTCTATGGAAGAACAAAGTTGATTGACTCGCAAATCAATATTCGGAGTTTGATTCATCCACTCACACAATTTCTCCGTCTCGGAAAAACCAAACTGTTCTACCCATATATTTACAACCCAGTCGGGAAAACTATATAAAATACCCAATCTTTCTGATTGTTTTTCTGGCAATTTGATGGGAATTATTTTATTTGTCTTAGTCTCTTCCCCCTCTTTCTGCTGTAACTCTTCCTGAAGTCGAATATAGCTTCGTAACAAACCATTCACAAAACCAGAAAGACCAGAAAAACCGTTATCCTTAGCTAATTGAACGGTAGTATTTACAGCAGCACTATCAGGAATTCGTTCTTGAAATTGCAGTTGATATAAACCTAAATGTAAAATGCAGCGGAGCAGTAAAGGTTGCTGATGGGATTTTTTGCGAGCTAATTTATCGATAATTGCATCAAGGGTTCGCTGTCTTCTAACGCTACCGTAAACCAACTCAGTCACCAAGCGGCGTTCGTTATTTGGCAAATCAACTTTTCGTAGCACTCTATCCAATGCTACGTCAGCATAAGCCCCTTTGTGGACATCTTTTAGTGCTAATAACGCTTGTTGACGGGAAGTAGTCATGGGGGTGGGAGAGGGGAGAGGGGAGAGGGGAGAGAGGAGAGGGGGAAGAAGGGGAAGAAGGGGAAGAAGGGGAGGGAGGGAGAAGAATAAATAATGATTCCTAATATCCAATTACCAATTACCAATTACCAATTACCAATTCCCAATCCCCCAATACAAAAAATAATCCTCCTCACTTTACTTTACATGTGTGAGAAGGATGTTGAAAATTATTAGTAATTTATTTTTCCCAATGCCCAATGCCCAATGCCCAATTACCAATTACCAATTACCAATTACCAATTACCAAATTCTAAGCATCAAAGCTATCAATTTCAAATTCGCAAGCTCTAGAAGCTTCTTCAATAGTAAATGGCTCAAAACTCATTAATGATAAGTGAGATGGTTCTTTAATCATCTCTTTAGCCAATAACAACCCAGCAATTGTCCAAGTTTGATATTTTCTGGATTGTTTACCAATTAATCTTCCTCGCTTACCATCGTAATATTCTGGCCATTCGTCTTCTTGAAGTCGTAACTGAGCAATATGAATAGCTCGCTCTGCAATACATATTTTATTAGTTTTGATTGCCGCAGCAGTCAACATCCACATTAAAACTGGCCAGTTTCCACCATTATGATAAGACCAAGGAATATTCTTAGGGTCGCATCCAGTTATTAGTCTATATTCTTCATTTTCTAATGCGGGGAAAGTAATTTTCATCGGCATATCTCCGACTAAATCTTCCCATCTCTTTTCAATAAGAGTCATAATGGCATCAGACTGTTCTTCACTTGCCAAATCGCAAATAACTGCCATTAAATTTCCTAACGAAAAGAAACGAGTATCCAACTGCGATGGACCAACATTTCCAGCTAAATAACCACCTTTTTTCGGCAACCATTTATCTAATTCGTAATAAGGAAGGGAATCTACATATATATTAAATTGGTTAACAGCTTCTTTACCGTACTCTTCACCTTTATAACGATAAATAGCGTTAAGACGTTTAATATCTATCCAATAATGTTTGCGAATATGAGCGCGTAAAATAGGCAAGCGATTATCAATAGCAATCACCAAATCTTGGTTGCCATGACAAATCAACATTTCCCTTGCCGCACGCAATGCTGCATAAAATAAAGATTGAATTTCTAAAGGATGTCCGTAAATACCCAAACGTCTATCAATCATGCAGGCTCCATCGGGAACCAATAGAGTTGGATACATATCAAAACGAGTTGCCAAACAAAGTTCTAAAATTAATCCAATACCTGTTTGAAATTCCGGTTGATATATCAGCGAATAATCTTTTGTGGCAACTACATAAGCACGTAATATTATCAGCCACCATAAACAAGAATCAATTGGTGTAACTCTTGCTATGGCATGTTCGCCAAAATCAGCTTCTAAATATTCTTCTCCATTCTTAGATACAACTTTGAAACTAGCTGGCATCAAACCTTGACCTGGTTTGTAAGCATCCAACTGGTTATCGGTAGGCTGCAATTTTAAAGTTTCTTCTAAAAAATTACGGACTATATCTGTTTCTCCTTTAATCAGAAAAAGCAGAGCAGATGAAGCAAAATCTCTAACAAAACATTGGTCGTAATTTAATGCATCTACACTTCCGTCTAAAGCTGCAACCGTACCAATAGGACGACCTTTAAAGTAAATAATAGTTTTCTGTAGTACTTCCCATGCTTCTTCTTCTACTTTTTGAATTGCTTTTGAGTCTTCTAATTGCATATCTAGCTCAACTCCCTTTAATGTGCGATTTATTTAATTCATACAAGCTATTTATAGATTCCCCTACTATTTTAGTAATAGGGTCATTTTTTCAAAAATATCAATATGTATGACATTATTCTGATACTTGAATACAAATAATAAGCAAGCCTATTGTTTGTTGCCTTACACTATTCATCTGACTAAGCAAAAACAATTCGTTTCTCTGTTACTTACTTGAATAGAATATAAATATGTCTGAGTAATGACACCCAAAATTGCGAAAATAAAAGTCGGATTTATTTATTTAGCTGCATAATTAAAAATTATAACAATTTTTTACATTTTGCAACAATATTAGCTTTTTTTCTATAATTACTACTAGAAAATAAAGATAAAATAATTGCTAGCTAAATAGTTTTATGTTGATTTTTCATAGTTTGTATCAATATACTTTCAGCCAAATGCATAAATTGCAACAGAAAAATATAACTAAAATTAGCTTAAATTTCAATTAAAAAATGCATTATAAAACGAATCTTAGTTAGTATAAAAATATATTTAAAGCCTATAATAAAATATGCACAAAGTAACTATATTTTTATAGACTAAAATCCCAATAAATTTCTTACAAATTCGTTTTGACTATTTTTGATCGGCGGTATATTAAATTGGATTAAGTATACTATTTTGGCAATAATTGCAACTATAAAAAAAACTGCAAATTTTAACTGTATATAAAACTACAAAAATATTTTCTAGTCTGGCAGTTAAGACAAAATAGTTGCGTATGCATATGAGTATGCTATTTAAATTTTCCAATTATTTAGACATACAATACTAAGCTGAAAAAATTTAATACATTGCATATAGTTAAAATCGACCCCGACAATAAGAACAGCCGCTAAGTCATAAGACTTATGCACTAACGCTAAAGCAGCGATAATTAACAAAAAAAATAACGGTCTTCTGTAACCGTTGCTACAGAAATTATATCAAATCTTAAAACTTGTTCAAGGTTTTCAACTATCAACTATACGAAGAATTGATAAAGTATGATATAAATCTGATAAAGTTTTTATAAATCAATATTTTGAAAGATTGTTGTTTGTAGAACTACAGTTTTATAAGGAAAGTTTATACTGGTATGTATATACATGCTTCAGTGTTTATACATAAATTATATTTTGCTGATTGTAGAGATGAACAGCAACTTCGTTAGGTATTTTCTTATATAGACTAGCAAGATTTATATAGGCGGAATACGAGACAAAATAGAGTTAAACCCTTGACAAATCTAGTTTGGAGCAAAATTAGAGCAATATAAAAATATCAAAACAAGATATTTTCATCAAAATCAGCTAATAATTTAATTAATTTGGCTTGTATTATATTTACACTATATTTAACATCATATTTGTACAAAATACATAACAACGATTTAGAGATAATTTATTACAGCTTTTTTATTAAACGCATAAAAATACAGAGGAGTAATACATGCTAAAAGCTTCTGAAATTACAAAAACACCTTCATCCGAACGCTTGCTGAATCTCTGGGCGCGACGTTATACCCCGGAAGTATCTTTCTTGCTAGGAGATTCTTCATCCTGTGATGAATTATTAAAAGCAGCAGCACCACAGGGTAGAGAATCTACAACTAATAAGTTGAAAGATAAAATGCTGGATATAAATTGTCAGATGGGATGGATACAAACGAAAAATCTCTACAGCTATATCCCTAACGTTTTAGATTTAACAGAAGCAAGACGTATTACAAAATTTGCTTTTCGCGTTTATAGAAAATTACTAGAAATTTATCAGCAGCAATCATCAAAAATAGAAGTAGAAAATAATTCTCTTTCTCAGTGGGTTATACCAGCAGTTGAAGAACTAGCATACGCTTTAGAACCGATATTGATTGTATTTCAAGAGCAACATGTAGCCTCAAAGGATTGGCGCAGTCTTGGTTTTATGACTTCGCAGTTAAATTTTACTAATAAATTAATGTTAAAACGGTTAACAAAAGTAGAACAGGTATTGTTAGCTCCATATTTTAAATTTGTCGAAGAACAAGTAGCAATGCCTTGGCAACGAGTATGTTCTCATGCTGCTAATTATGAATTAAATTCACCAGAATTGAAGCTTGTAGAACAAATGATGCCGAATTCTCCAGAAATTGCTCAATCAGTTTATCGTAAGTTAACTGAATTGTTGCCGAATAATCGCAGTAGAAGGGGAAAGTTAACCGATAACGGTATATCTCATTCATGTATTCGCGATTTAAATATGTTTCAGGCTTACATATTATTATGTTTTTTAGAACAAAATATGGAGCCAATTGAACAGGAACTAGTTCCTTTATGTGCGATGGTTGTTGAAGGTGTTGAAATCAAATGGGAATTAACTAAGAATTGGTGTGAAGTATTAGCTAATGAAATAGAAAGTCGTTTAGATTCCGCACAAAAAGATTTAATAAAGCCTTATACTCAAGGAATGAAGCAGGCGTTTTTTAAAGAGCGTAGAAGTTTGGGTTGTAAAGAAGAAATGGCAGCCGAAGTTGTTTAGAATTTTGATTGAAATTACGAACTCGTCTGGAATTGCAAATCCCAGTCTAATAGCAAAAGTCCTCTGAAAGAGGACTAGAAAAATTCATTTTGTAGCTAAATCATCCTCACTCTAGAAGAGTGGGGCTATGGAAGCAAAGCCTACCTGCGTAGGCTAAATTCGGGGCATACCTCGTTCCAAGTCTCTGCCTTGGAATGTCTTTTTTTGAGGCTCTGCCTCTTGTACAGACTGCTTTGCTCGACTTGTTTGATGCTTTGAAATTACTTTTTTTTAAACCACTTGTTCAAACCATAAGTAGCTAATCCTACAACCGCACCTGCTGCAACTACCGGAGCAGTTCCAATTGCAACAGCAGTTCCACCAACTGCTAAACCCATTCCCCCAACTGTTGCAGCAACTCCGGCACCTGCTGCTGCTCCACCTGCTACTGCACCTAAAGCTGTAGCATCTTGTTCTTCTATTGCTTTCTTAGCTCCATAAGCAGCTGAACCTACGACTGCACCTGCTGCTGCAATGGGAGCTACACCAATTGCTATACCTCCAAATCCTCCGACTAATCCCATACCTCCTACTACTGCTGATGCACCTGCACCTGCGGCTGTTCCTCCGGCAACTAATGCTGCACCTTCAGCTTTATCTTTTATACTTTCAGTGTTTTTAGTCATAACTATATACAAGTAATAAATATTACCTATATGTTAAACAAATCGACTTATGACTGTCCGGGGAAAAACAATGAAATATTACAATCTAACAATAAAGTTTGTTTGAAGTCTCGGCTTGGGCTATCTTATTCTTCAGGTTAATAAACTGCGCTTAATAATGACTTCTACGCTCCCTCACAAAAAAGCCAAAGCCCTCAAACCCGGAAGCCCCCGCCCAGCAAAGGAATTATGTAGCGAGTGCGGACTTTGCGATACGTATTACGTCCACTATGTTAAAGAAGCCTGTGCTTTTCTCAATCAACAAATAGCGGAGCTTGAAGAGCAAAGTCATTCGCGATCGCGCAATCTTGATAATGCCGACGAACTTTATTTCGGGGTTCAGCAGGAGATGATGGCAGCGCGGAAAAAAGAGCCAATTCCGGGTGCCCAGTGGACGGGTATTGTTAGCTCTATTGCCATTGAAATGCTCAATCGCGGCATTGTGGAAGGTGTTGTTTGCGTACAAAATACCCAGGAAGACAGGTTTCAACCAATGCCGGTTATTGCTCGCACGCCGGAAGAGGTGCTAGCAGCCAAAGTTAATAAGCCGACTCTTTCGCCAAATCTTTCGGTATTAGAACAAGTTGAAAAATCCGGAATGAAGCGGCTATTGGTAATTGGTGTTGGTTGTCAAATTCAAGCATTACGTGCTGTAGAAAAACAGCTTGGTTTGGAAAAGCTTTATGTATTAGGCACTCCTTGCGTTGATAACGTTACTCGTGCCGGATTGCAAAAGTTCCTTGAAACTACAAGTAAGTCACCCGATACGGTAGTGCATTACGAATTTATGCAAGATTTTCGAGTGCATTTTAAGCATGAAGATGGTTCAACCGAAACTGTGCCTTTCTTTGGTTTGAAAACTAATAAGCTTAAAGATGTGTTTGCTCCTTCTTGCATGAGCTGTTTCGACTACGTAAATTCACTTGCTGATATTGTAGTTGGGTATATGGGGGCACCGTTTGGTTGGCAGTGGATTGTGGTCAGAAACGAGCGCGGTAAAGAAATGCTCGATTTAGTGAAAGACCAAATTGACGTTCAAGAGGTAATGTCTCAAGGGAATCGTCAAGCTGCCGTACAGCAAAGCATTCCTGCCTACGATAAAGGCGTAACTCTTCCCATGTGGGCGGCGAAATTAATGGGTGTGGTAATTGAGAAAATTGGACCAAAAGGTTTGGAATATGCTCGCTTTTCCATAGATTCCCACTTTACGCGGAATTATTTATATACCAAGCGTAATCATCCCGAAAAGTTAGATAATCACGTTCCTGAGTTTGCAAAACGGATTGTGGAGCAGTATGAGTTACCCGATTAGGAGTTAGAAGGAGTAGAGGGGGAAGAGGGGGAAGAGGGGGGAGAGGGGGAAGCATTTTGCAAACACTCATGCCTGATGCCCAATGCCCAATTCCCAATCCCTAATTTCCAATTCCCAATTCCCAATCCCCAATCCCCAATTCCTAATTTTCACCTTCTCAAAAAATTCCAAAATCCGGTTTTCTTATCTTTGTTTTCTTCTTGCTCTTTTTCTTTTTCTTGTTCTTTGTCTTTGTCTTCTAATATTTCTTCTATATTCTTCTTCGCTTTGATGGCTTCGCGGTAATCTGGATTATATTTAATTGCCGTGTTGTAGGCTGCTAATGCTTCTTCATCTTTTCCTAAATTAAACAAAGTATTACCTTTGCTGTACCAACTTTCGGAATGGTCTTTTTTATAGCGAATTGCGCGATTGTAAGCTGATAAGGCTTCTGGATATTTCTGCAATTTATAAACTGAGTTGCCGCGAGAATACCATACTTTATAGCTGTTTCTTCGTTGCGCGATCGCTTTATCGTATGATGCTACTGCTTGTTCGTAGCGCTGCATTTGATGTAGTGCCCAACCTTTGGAGTAGAGTGCATCAAAGTTATTGGGCTGATATTTCAATACTTCTTGAAAAGATTCGACTGCTTCGGGATAGCGACGTAAGGTTATGAGTATGTTTCCTCTTGATAACCAAGCTTGGTAAAAACTGGGTTTGTACTGTACTGCTTTTGAATAAGCTTTTAAAGCATCTCTTTGGCGATTTAAATTAACTAAAGCATTTCCACTGTTGTACCAAGCAAGCTCGTTATTTGGCTTTAACCTAATCACTTGTTCGTAAGTTGCCAGGGCATCTTTATAGCGTTTTAAATTATATAAAACCCAAGCTTTGTTATACCAGGCTTGGTCATATTCTGGCTGTAGCTCTACTGCTTTATCATAAGACTGTATGGCTTCATCATATCTCTTCAAATTTCTCAAAGCTTCTCCCCTCGCGTTCAAAACTTTTGGAGATTCTGGCTTTAATTTCAAAGCTTTGTCGAAAGAGTAAATTGCTTCTTGATATCTCTTTAACTTATTTAAGACAAACCCTCTACCTCTCCAAGATTCTTGATAGTTTGGCTCAATTTCAATTGCTTTATCATATGCCGATAAAGCTTCTTTGTGTGAATTCAACTCGTAAAGTACTCTCCCTTGTCCGTTCCATGCTTGAGCGTATTCTGGCTTAATTTCTATAGCTTGTTTGTAATTATCCAACGCATCTTCATAGCGCTGTAGTTCATAAAATGTATTTGCTTTTTTATATAAATCGCCAGCGTTAGCAGAATTAATACTGTTAATAATATATATAGATGCTGTTGCCCCCATTCCGGTTAACAACATTGCCATCAAGGCTTTATAAATTATTTTTTTAAAGTTTATCTTCTTACGAGGCTTGAAAGTTTGAGAATAAGATGCAACATTCAATACCATCGTGTTAGAAACCGATGGTTGATTTATATGTGTATTTTGTGTATTTAATATCTCCAGTGCTTCTAATGCCTGAGTTGCTGAAGCATAACGCACTCGAAAATCATAACGCACCATTTTATCTAAAATTTCAGCTAATTGCGGAGTCACTTGGGCGTATTCTTGCCAAATAATTTCATTGGTATCGTCATCCTTTTCCAATTCTTCGGGAGATAATCCCGTGAGTGCTGTGATGCACATTATCCCCAAAGCATAAATATCGCTACTATATCTTGGTTCGCCCTGGGCTTGTTCGCCGGGAATATATCCTGGAGTACCAATAGCTACGGTAACTTGAGTTTTATTGCCCGCAGAAACAACCTGAGTCGTAATTTGTTTAACCGCACCAAAATCAATTAAAACCAATTTTCCATCTTTATCATCTCTGAGAATATTTCTAGGATTAATATCTCGATGAATTACCTTTTGCTGATGGACAAATTCTAAGATTTCTAGTATCTCTTTTAAAAGGGAAATAGCTTGGTTTTCGCTTATAGATTTTCCAGGTTTTATTTCTTCATTTAAATCGTTACCGTAAATATATTCCTGTACTAGATAAAACTCCTGATTTTCTTCAAAATAAGCTAAAAGCTGAGGAATACGTTCGTGTATTCCCAATCTATATAAAACCTGTGCTTCTGTATCAAACAAACGTCTTGCTGTTTGCAATGTAGTCGGATCGTTGGCTTGGGGTTTGAGCTTTTTAACAACACATTTTGGAGAACCAGGCAAATGCGTATCGTAAGCTACAAAGGTTTCGCCAAATCCCCCACCTCCCAAATTACTTATTATTTGGTATCTTCCAACAAGTGTATTTCCCAACATTTGGCTTACCTTGTTTATTGCGGCATCAACTGAATTCAATCTTGCTATATCAGTATCAGGAAACGGTTATCAGTTACCAAGTTACCAATATCAGATTATTTTTATTTACTAGGTTTTTGCGTATTTAATTTGTATACAATACGCGGGCAGGATGTCCGCTAAAAATTTAGCTCCTAATTTATTTATGATACCTATCGGCGATAAACTGTTTCTTCTGACGAATAAAAAACCTTTAGTAGTATGGTTTTTGATTGGTATAAATATTGCTTTATTTTTATGGGAAGTAAAACTAGAGATTAATGGTGAATTAGCTAGTTTTGTCAATTATTGGGGTTTGATTCCAGAACAAGTTAGTACGGCATTTAATAGCGCGATCGCAGGAAATCCGGCAGCTTGGTTAGTTGTGTTTTGGGGTACGCTGTCAATATTTTCGGGAATGTTCGTTCATGCTAGCTACAGTCAAATTGTGAGTAATTTAATATTTTTGTGGGTTTTCGGCAATACTTTGGAGAAAATCATTGGTAACGGACGTTTTTTATTATTTTATCTATTTTGCGGTTTTTTGACCGGGATAGTGCAAATTGTGGTTGAGCCAAGTTTGAGCATACCTTTGGTTGGTACCAACGGTGTAATTGCATCTGTTTTGGGAGCATATGTTTATAAATTTCCCAAGGTTAAAATTGACTCTATTTTACCGTTGGTGATTTTGTATATCCCCGTCGAACTACCGGCTTTTTTCTACTGTTTCTGGTGGTTTGTGCAACAGTTATTTTACGGTATTGGCGGTTTAAATGTTCCCGGTGGCGTTAATCCCATCGGCACTGGTTATTTAGCTTACGGTGCGGGTTTGCCGATTGGTGTGGTTTTGATGATGATAATGAAGCTTTGATTATCGGTTTGTTTTTTGTGAAGAGTAATGATTATTTATACTAGATTCATAAGCTATTGTAATTGCATTAAATAGCAGGAATAATCAAAACATTGAATTTTTATAAATCAACTGTTCTTTGAGGGGAAAATCCATGAAAGCATTAGGTTTAACTTAATATTTAGCAATCAACATGGAACACCTAATATGAGAAAGTTTCTAGCACTGGCACTTATAAGCGTCCTAATCGCCGCCTGCACTGGCTCGCAAGTAGCATCCAACAGCATCACTCCGAAACCCGAAGTAGAGCAAACCTCCGAGGTTGTCTTGATGTCCGAAATAGAATGGGGACCGCTCAACCCCGCTCGCGGCGACAATAGCCCGAGGGCTGGTACTCTTTGGGGCGATCGCACTGGCTCCGAACCATCAGGCTTTCT comes from Rivularia sp. PCC 7116 and encodes:
- a CDS encoding Coenzyme F420 hydrogenase/dehydrogenase, beta subunit C-terminal domain, giving the protein MTSTLPHKKAKALKPGSPRPAKELCSECGLCDTYYVHYVKEACAFLNQQIAELEEQSHSRSRNLDNADELYFGVQQEMMAARKKEPIPGAQWTGIVSSIAIEMLNRGIVEGVVCVQNTQEDRFQPMPVIARTPEEVLAAKVNKPTLSPNLSVLEQVEKSGMKRLLVIGVGCQIQALRAVEKQLGLEKLYVLGTPCVDNVTRAGLQKFLETTSKSPDTVVHYEFMQDFRVHFKHEDGSTETVPFFGLKTNKLKDVFAPSCMSCFDYVNSLADIVVGYMGAPFGWQWIVVRNERGKEMLDLVKDQIDVQEVMSQGNRQAAVQQSIPAYDKGVTLPMWAAKLMGVVIEKIGPKGLEYARFSIDSHFTRNYLYTKRNHPEKLDNHVPEFAKRIVEQYELPD
- a CDS encoding TerB family tellurite resistance protein, with product MVSNPEIKQLLKILIAAAWIDGKVQPEEREYLQQIAKSKDIATDPDIKPWLYGLVPIKPEECYQWVEEYLGTSPSVEDCQNLIQEIGGLIYSDGEVAIEEAKLLAKIQDLSAQSESKQGKLNIILKQVQKMYRRWVEVQN
- a CDS encoding 16S rRNA (cytosine(967)-C(5))-methyltransferase, whose amino-acid sequence is MTTSRQQALLALKDVHKGAYADVALDRVLRKVDLPNNERRLVTELVYGSVRRQRTLDAIIDKLARKKSHQQPLLLRCILHLGLYQLQFQERIPDSAAVNTTVQLAKDNGFSGLSGFVNGLLRSYIRLQEELQQKEGEETKTNKIIPIKLPEKQSERLGILYSFPDWVVNIWVEQFGFSETEKLCEWMNQTPNIDLRVNQLCSSIEEVETALKNQGISSQRIPNLPQALRLLNSPGAIKNLPGFNEGWWTVQDSSAQLVSYLLNPQPHEVIIDACAAPGGKTTHIAELMGDTGQIYACDRTESRLRKLQQNTQRLNLKSVEVCLGDSRSLTQFEKSADKVLLDVPCSGLGTLHRHADARWRQTPDNIKELCVLQAELLLHSSTFVKDSGSLVYSTCTLHPDENEGAIKSFLESNSNWEIQSPDTYSAIHEYATSEGWIKVLPHKHNMDGFFMVRLRKKHN
- the psb35 gene encoding photosystem II assembly protein Psb35 produces the protein MSLLMQAGNEGFQFPLAFTLVYVVGFIAAVGIGSIAWYNSKRPAGWESKKRPDFVPEVEKEDNPGLGGK
- a CDS encoding serine/threonine-protein kinase gives rise to the protein MLGNTLVGRYQIISNLGGGGFGETFVAYDTHLPGSPKCVVKKLKPQANDPTTLQTARRLFDTEAQVLYRLGIHERIPQLLAYFEENQEFYLVQEYIYGNDLNEEIKPGKSISENQAISLLKEILEILEFVHQQKVIHRDINPRNILRDDKDGKLVLIDFGAVKQITTQVVSAGNKTQVTVAIGTPGYIPGEQAQGEPRYSSDIYALGIMCITALTGLSPEELEKDDDTNEIIWQEYAQVTPQLAEILDKMVRYDFRVRYASATQALEALEILNTQNTHINQPSVSNTMVLNVASYSQTFKPRKKINFKKIIYKALMAMLLTGMGATASIYIINSINSANAGDLYKKANTFYELQRYEDALDNYKQAIEIKPEYAQAWNGQGRVLYELNSHKEALSAYDKAIEIEPNYQESWRGRGFVLNKLKRYQEAIYSFDKALKLKPESPKVLNARGEALRNLKRYDEAIQSYDKAVELQPEYDQAWYNKAWVLYNLKRYKDALATYEQVIRLKPNNELAWYNSGNALVNLNRQRDALKAYSKAVQYKPSFYQAWLSRGNILITLRRYPEAVESFQEVLKYQPNNFDALYSKGWALHQMQRYEQAVASYDKAIAQRRNSYKVWYSRGNSVYKLQKYPEALSAYNRAIRYKKDHSESWYSKGNTLFNLGKDEEALAAYNTAIKYNPDYREAIKAKKNIEEILEDKDKEQEKEKEQEENKDKKTGFWNFLRR
- a CDS encoding glycoside hydrolase 100 family protein; translated protein: MQLEDSKAIQKVEEEAWEVLQKTIIYFKGRPIGTVAALDGSVDALNYDQCFVRDFASSALLFLIKGETDIVRNFLEETLKLQPTDNQLDAYKPGQGLMPASFKVVSKNGEEYLEADFGEHAIARVTPIDSCLWWLIILRAYVVATKDYSLIYQPEFQTGIGLILELCLATRFDMYPTLLVPDGACMIDRRLGIYGHPLEIQSLFYAALRAAREMLICHGNQDLVIAIDNRLPILRAHIRKHYWIDIKRLNAIYRYKGEEYGKEAVNQFNIYVDSLPYYELDKWLPKKGGYLAGNVGPSQLDTRFFSLGNLMAVICDLASEEQSDAIMTLIEKRWEDLVGDMPMKITFPALENEEYRLITGCDPKNIPWSYHNGGNWPVLMWMLTAAAIKTNKICIAERAIHIAQLRLQEDEWPEYYDGKRGRLIGKQSRKYQTWTIAGLLLAKEMIKEPSHLSLMSFEPFTIEEASRACEFEIDSFDA
- a CDS encoding PEP-CTERM sorting domain-containing protein — translated: MFSNIFKKAALFGASTVASVAVTGTMMASSAQAATMTYRSEFSVTSNSLNNADLITGHFDFSKTEENNGEFSYKVTSFNANVLNERITLSDMRANQNPFLAINQTFVPRKYQTILPSVLAGESPNYTGDGDFGEGNLSYTFGFDLGNPNFQPDDFDFAFSSEDLDNVATLASNVITSVDPSFTQFYVPFALRQGGQINITTKAVPEPATIFALGAVGVGLTATRRKRASKKIKQKTAA